Proteins from a genomic interval of Papaver somniferum cultivar HN1 chromosome 4, ASM357369v1, whole genome shotgun sequence:
- the LOC113273357 gene encoding 3-hydroxyisobutyryl-CoA hydrolase-like protein 5 — MGKYSCGEVVLREDANTHVRLITLNRPRQLNVISPKVVSLLAESLEQWEKDDNVELVLFKGNGRAYSAGGDLKVFYDGRDSYDACLEVVYRMYWLCYHNHTYKKNQVALVHGFSMGGGASLMVPMKFSVVTEKTIFSMPEASIGFHTDCSFSYILSRLPGSLGEYLALTGARLNGIELVSVGLATHYVLSEKLPELEKRLIDLNLGEEHAVKSVIEEFSLDVKPDAGSILNKQATIDKCFSKGSLEEIFESFESEAKNEENEWIPAVLKGLKRSAPTGLKITLRSVREGREQTLPECLKKEFRLTINILRKLISGDLYEGIRALTIDKDNSPMWNPASLEEVTSEKLDLVFQPFKEDLELFIPTAAESRRDGKYENSVYASSNTTLAPNP; from the exons ATGGGA AAATATAGTTGTG GAGAG GTTGTTCTTAGAGAAGATGCGAACACGCATGTGAGATTGATCACTTTGAATAGACCTCGTCAATTGAATGTCATCTCACCCAAAGTG GTTTCCCTGCTAGCTGAATCTCTAGAGCAATGGGAGAAAGATGATAACGTTGAGCTTGTTTTATTCAAG GGAAATGGACGTGCTTATTCTGCTGGTGGGGATTTAAAAGTGTTTTATGATGGAAGGGATTCGT ATGATGCATGCCTTGAGGTTGTGTACAGGATGTATTGGCTGTGTTATCACAATCACACCTACAAAAAAAA CCAGGTGGCTCTTGTTCATGGATTCTCAATGGGTGGAGGTGCATCACTGATGGTCCCAATGAAGTTCTCAGTAGTCACAGAAAAAACG ATTTTTTCAATGCCAGAAGCAAGTATAGGATTTCACACTGATTGCAGTTTCTCCTACATTCTTTCTCGTCTCCCTGGGTCTTTGG GTGAATACTTGGCCTTAACAGGCGCTCGACTTAACGGGATAGAGTTAGTTTCAGTGGGTCTTGCCACTCATTATGTCCTTTCCGAG AAATTGCCTGAGCTTGAGAAGCGCCTGATAGATTTAAATTTAGGAGAAGAACACGCAGTCAAATCAGTGATTGAAGAATTCTCCTTAGATGTTAAACCTGATGCAGGCAGCATCTTAAACAA GCAGGCAACGATTGACAAGTGTTTCTCAAAGGGGTCACTAGAGGAGATATTTGAATCATTC gaatctGAGGcaaagaatgaagaaaatgaatggATTCCTGCAGTGCTTAAGGGCTTGAAGAGATCGGCCCCAACAGGATTAAAAATAACATTAAGATCG GTTCGAGAAGGAAGGGAGCAAACTCTACCCGAGTGTCTGAAGAAGGAATTCAGGCTCACAATTAACATACTAAGAAAATTAATATCTGGCGACCTCTATGAG GGTATTAGAGCCTTGACAATTGACAAAGACAATTCCCCGATG TGGAACCCAGCTTCTTTGGAGGAGGTAACCAGTGAGAAGTTAGACCTGGTTTTCCAGCCTTTCAAGGAAGACTTGGAGCTTTTCATTCCCACCGCAGCAGAAAGCAG AAGGGATGGCAAGTATGAGAATTCAGTCTATGCTAGCTCAAACACAACACTGGCTCCAAA